A stretch of the Lactuca sativa cultivar Salinas chromosome 9, Lsat_Salinas_v11, whole genome shotgun sequence genome encodes the following:
- the LOC111876538 gene encoding putative B3 domain-containing protein At5g58280 — protein MAEEITSNSYEEARKQQLLENQKRFEELGILKITKSLSDISKSEKKSKQREVKLKIRNSPITEPRRSTRERNPIVSYHDDVDIGLPSVRRSKSNSSWASYLARPLEEVKMARYEERVKAMKSAEKLQSNLQSEFPSFVKSMLRSHVYSCFWLGLPLSFCKTHLPKSTVNMILEDEDGNEYDCVFISERTGISGGWRAFALEHKLDDGDALVFELVEPKRFKIHVVKASDGGSVDDDDGGVEEEEDVETKKPSRGRPKKRKTTDESPKENGKKSTAKKGGQHEKPKKSNETVMGTRRSTRGVKN, from the exons ATGGCTGAGGAGATTACATCCAACAGTTATGAAGAGGCTCGCAAGCAACAACTACTTGAGAACCAAAAGAGATTCGAG GAACTGGGAATCTTGAAGATTACTAAAAGCCTATCAGATATTTCAAAATCTGAGAAGAAGTCCAAG CAACGTGAAGTGAAACTAAAAATAAGAAATTCCCCAATAACAGAACCAAGGCGTTCAACGCGTGAACGCAATCCCATTGTTTCATATCATGATGAT GTTGATATAGGTCTCCCATCTGTGAGGAGATCAAAATCCAATTCTTCATGGGCAAG TTATCTTGCAAGACCATTGGAAGAAGTCAAAATGGCAAGATATGAAGAAAGGGTTAAAGCAATGAAGTCTGCAGAGAAACTCCAAAGCAATTTGCAGTCTGAATTTCCATCTTTTGTAAAGTCAATGCTCCGTTCTCATGTTTACAGTTGCTTTTGGTTG GGGCTACCATTGTCATTCTGCAAGACACATCTTCCAAAGTCTACAGTGAATATGATACTAGAAGATGAAGATGGGAATGAATATGATTGTGTATTTATTAGTGAGAGAACTGGAATCAGTGGTGGATGGAGAGCATTTGCTTTAGAACATAAACTGGATGATGGTGATGCTTTGGTGTTTGAATTGGTGGAGCCAAAAAGattcaag ATTCATGTAGTTAAAGCATCAGATGGTGGAAGTgtagatgatgatgatggtggtgttgaggaagaagaagatgttgaAACAAAAAAGCCTTCAAGGGGAAGACCTAAGAAGCGCAAAACAACAGATGAGAGTCCAAAAGAAAACGGGAAAAAGTCAACTGCAAAGAAAGGAGGTCAACACGAAAAGCCAAAGAAGTCAAATGAAACTGTAATGGGTACTCGGCGTTCTACTAGAGGGGTGAAAAACTGA
- the LOC111876537 gene encoding 60S ribosomal protein L10 yields MGRRPARCYRQIKNKPYPKSRYCRGVPDPKIRIYDVGMKKKGVDEFPFCVHLVSWEKENVSSEALEAARIACNKYMTKFAGKDAFHLRVRVHPFHVLRINKMLSCAGADRLQTGMRGAFGKPQGVCARVSIGQVLLSVRCKDGNSQHAQEALRRAKFKFPGRQKIIVSRKWGFTKFSRTDYVQWKSENRIMSDGVNAKLLGCHGPLANRQPGRAFLDAVA; encoded by the exons ATGGGAAGAA GACCCGCTAGGTGTTACAGGCAGATCAAGAACAAGCCCTATCCCAAATCCCGATACTGCCGTGGTGTTCCTGATCCAAAAATCAGGATCTATGATGTTGGCATGAAGAAGAAGGGAGTCGATGAATTCCCTTTCTGTGTTCATTTGGTCAGTTGGGAGAAGGAAAACGTCTCCAGTGAGGCACTTGAAGCTGCACGTATTGCCTGCAATAAGTATATGACCAAGTTTGCAGGAAAGGATGCTTTCCATTTGAGGGTTAGGGTTCATCCTTTCCATGTGTTGCGTATCAACAAGATGCTTTCGTGTGCTGGAGCTGATAGACTCCAAACTGGTATGAGAGGTGCTTTTGGGAAACCACAGGGTGTATGTGCCCGTGTAAGCATCGGTCAAGTTCTTCTTTCTGTTCGATGCAAGGATGGTAACAGTCAGCATGCCCAGGAGGCACTTCGTCGTGCTAAGTTCAAGTTCCCTGGTCGTCAAAAGATCATTGTCAGCAGGAAATG GGGATTCACCAAGTTTAGCCGAACTGATTATGTGCAATGGAAATCTGAGAACAGAATCATGTCTGATGGTGTTAACGCTAAG CTTCTTGGATGTCATGGACCCCTTGCAAATCGCCAGCCTGGGAGAGCTTTTCTAGATGCTGTTGCTTAA